From a single Larimichthys crocea isolate SSNF chromosome XIII, L_crocea_2.0, whole genome shotgun sequence genomic region:
- the tmod4 gene encoding tropomodulin-4 — MSDPRDIDEDAILKGLSAEELDQLEYELQEMDPENAMLPAGFRQRDQTKKSPTGPFDRDALQQHLEKQALEHEDREDLVPFTGEKKGKAFVAKKPAEVPLHEQVILEPELEEALKNATDAEMCDIAAILGMYTLMSNKQYYDALGTTGTIANTEGINSVVKPDPFKFFPEEPPNPTNVEETLERIHNNDSSLTEVNLNNIKDIPIPTLKEIFEAMKGNSHVEFLSIAATRSNDPVAYACAEMLQENTSLQSLNIESNFITADGMMAVVKAMASNATLMELKIDNQRQKLGDSVEMEIASMLENNSSILKFGYHFTQQGPRARAAMAITRNNDMIRQQRLR; from the exons ATGTCAGACCCCAGGGACATCGACGAGGATGCCATCCTCAAGGGCCTCAGTGCCGAGGAGCTGGATCAGCTGGAGTATGAGCTGCAGGAGATGGACCCCGAG AATGCCATGCTGCCCGCTGGCTTCCGGCAGCGTGACCAGACGAAGAAGAGCCCGACGGGTCCATTCGACCGCGACGCCCTGCAGCAGCACTTGGAGAAGCAGGCTCTGGAGCACGAGGACAGGGAGGACCTGGTGCCCTTCACTGGGGAGAAGAAAG GAAAGGCCTTCGTGGCCAAGAAACCAGCGGAGGTCCCCCTGCACGAGCAGGTAATCCTGGAGccggagctggaggaggctcTGAAAAATGCCACAGATGCAGAGATGTGTGATATTGCAG CTATCCTTGGAATGTACACGCTGATGAGCAACAAGCAGTACTACGATGCTCTGGGCACCACAGGCACCATCGCCAACACAGAGGGCATCAACA GTGTAGTCAAACCAGATCCATTCAAGTTCTTCCCAGAGGAGCCGCCAAACCCAACCAACGTGGAAGAGACCCTGGAGAGGATCCACAACAACGACAGCAGCCTGACTGAAGTCAACCTCAACAACATCAAG gacATTCCCATCCCAACACTGAAAGAGATCTTTGAAGCGATGAAGGGAAATTCTCACGTGGAGTTTCTGAGCATCGCTGCGACCCGTAGCAACGACCCTGTGGCCTAC gCATGTGCTGAGATGCTGCAGGAGAACACCAGCTTGCAGAGTCTTAATATCGAGTCAAACTTCATCACCGCAGACGGCATGATGGCGGTCGTCAAAGCAATGGCCAGCAATGCCACGCTGATGGAGCTCAAGATTGACAACCAG AGGCAGAAGCTGGGAGACTCAGTCGAGATGGAGATCGCCTCCATGTTGGAAAACAACTCCAGCATCCTCAAATTCGGCTACCACTTCACCCAGCAGGGTCCCCGCGCCAGAGCTGCCATGGCCATCACGCGAAACAACGACATGA TTCGCCAGCAGAGATTAAGATGA